Proteins encoded by one window of Polaribacter haliotis:
- a CDS encoding thioredoxin family protein: MMKQIFLLLIFFGSLATFSQKKEDKLNVYTFSEAEKLHQQKPKPIIVFVSTDWCKICFGMQKTTFKNDEIIQLLNEQFYFIKLNGEEKKDITFLGKTFVYKPTGTNTGVHELANELALVNSKISYPTTVILNTEFTIDVQIPNYLDSTMFLKIIEKYSEEKI; this comes from the coding sequence ATGATGAAACAAATATTTCTTCTTCTTATTTTCTTCGGAAGTTTGGCTACTTTTTCACAAAAAAAGGAAGACAAATTAAATGTCTATACATTTTCTGAAGCAGAGAAATTACATCAGCAAAAACCAAAACCTATTATTGTTTTTGTTTCTACAGATTGGTGTAAAATTTGTTTTGGAATGCAAAAAACTACTTTTAAAAACGATGAAATTATTCAGCTTTTAAATGAACAATTCTATTTCATAAAATTAAATGGCGAAGAAAAAAAAGACATCACTTTTTTAGGAAAAACATTTGTTTACAAACCTACTGGAACAAATACTGGTGTGCATGAATTAGCAAATGAACTGGCTTTAGTTAACTCTAAAATAAGTTACCCAACAACTGTTATTTTAAACACAGAATTTACGATTGATGTACAAATTCCTAATTATCTAGATAGCACTATGTTTTTAAAAATTATCGAAAAGTATTCCGAAGAAAAAATTTAG
- a CDS encoding ZIP family metal transporter, producing the protein MSTFDQLVEFGKEHPILAALYASLFTWGLTAAGAALVFFFKKLNRAVLDGMLGFTGGVMVAASFWSLLAPAIENSPGEGFVKVLPAAIGFGLGALSLFGMDKILPHLHINFKESEAEGVKTELHRSTLLVLAITLHNIPEGLAVGVLFGAASTLVGVEQTEMIIAAISLAIGIGIQNFPEGFAVAMPLRRQGVSRLKSFWYGQLSAVVEPVAAVLGALAVSFFTPILPYALAFAAGAMIFVVVEEVIPETQRDKYTDIATLGFIGGFIVMMSLDVGLG; encoded by the coding sequence ATGAGTACATTCGATCAATTAGTTGAATTTGGTAAAGAACATCCGATTTTAGCAGCATTATACGCCTCGCTTTTTACTTGGGGTTTAACAGCTGCAGGAGCTGCTTTGGTTTTCTTTTTTAAAAAATTAAATAGAGCAGTTTTAGATGGAATGCTTGGTTTTACTGGAGGTGTAATGGTTGCAGCAAGTTTTTGGAGTTTGTTAGCACCAGCAATAGAAAATTCTCCAGGAGAAGGTTTTGTAAAAGTTTTACCAGCTGCAATTGGTTTTGGTTTAGGAGCATTATCATTGTTTGGAATGGATAAAATTTTGCCACATTTACATATCAACTTTAAGGAAAGTGAAGCTGAAGGTGTAAAAACCGAATTACATAGATCTACATTATTAGTTTTGGCAATTACGCTACATAATATCCCAGAAGGTTTAGCAGTTGGAGTTTTGTTTGGAGCAGCATCCACTTTGGTTGGAGTAGAACAGACAGAGATGATTATTGCTGCAATTTCGTTAGCAATTGGAATCGGAATTCAGAATTTTCCAGAAGGTTTTGCAGTGGCAATGCCATTAAGAAGGCAAGGAGTTAGCAGATTAAAAAGTTTTTGGTATGGACAATTATCTGCAGTTGTGGAACCAGTTGCTGCTGTTTTAGGAGCATTAGCAGTTTCGTTTTTTACTCCGATTTTACCTTACGCTTTGGCATTTGCAGCAGGTGCAATGATTTTTGTAGTTGTAGAAGAAGTAATTCCAGAAACCCAGAGAGATAAATACACAGATATTGCCACACTTGGTTTTATTGGAGGTTTTATTGTAATGATGAGTTTGGATGTTGGTTTAGGATAG
- the kbl gene encoding glycine C-acetyltransferase: MYGKIKNTLNRELQEIKDAGLYKSERIITSSQDAVIKISTGEEVINFCANNYLGLSNNPEVIQAAKDTLDSHGFGMSSVRFICGTQDIHKKLEQKIADFYTTEDTILYAAAFDANGGVFEPLLTKEDAIISDSLNHASIIDGVRLCKSARYRYNNNDMHSLEEQLIEANKQNHRFKIIVTDGVFSMDGIVAKLDEICDLADKYDALVMVDECHATGFIGKTGRGTVELKNVMDRVDIVTGTLGKALGGAMGGYTTGKKEIIEILRQRSRPYLFSNSLAPAIVGASLKVFDLISNDTTLRDKLEWNTNYFRTEMEKAGFDLVGADAAIVPVMLYDAQLSQTMANKLLEEGIYVIGFFFPVVPKEKARIRVQLSAAHTQEHLDKAISAFKKVGKELSVI; this comes from the coding sequence ATGTACGGAAAAATTAAGAATACTTTAAATAGAGAACTTCAAGAAATAAAAGATGCGGGTTTATACAAATCTGAAAGGATTATAACATCATCTCAAGATGCAGTTATAAAAATATCCACTGGAGAAGAAGTTATAAACTTTTGTGCGAATAATTATTTGGGCTTGTCTAACAATCCAGAAGTAATTCAAGCTGCAAAAGACACTTTAGATTCTCACGGATTTGGAATGTCTTCTGTTCGTTTTATTTGTGGTACACAAGATATCCATAAAAAGTTAGAACAAAAAATTGCAGATTTCTACACCACAGAAGATACTATTTTATACGCAGCAGCATTCGATGCAAATGGAGGCGTTTTTGAGCCTTTATTAACAAAAGAAGATGCAATTATTTCCGATAGTTTAAATCATGCTTCCATTATAGATGGAGTTCGTTTGTGTAAATCTGCCAGATATCGTTACAATAATAACGACATGCATTCTTTAGAAGAGCAGTTAATTGAAGCAAATAAACAAAATCACCGTTTTAAAATTATTGTTACAGATGGTGTTTTCTCCATGGATGGCATTGTTGCTAAATTAGATGAGATTTGCGATTTAGCAGATAAATACGATGCTTTAGTAATGGTTGATGAATGCCATGCAACAGGTTTTATCGGAAAAACAGGAAGAGGAACTGTGGAGCTTAAAAACGTAATGGATAGAGTAGACATCGTTACAGGAACTTTAGGAAAAGCGCTTGGAGGAGCAATGGGTGGTTACACCACAGGGAAAAAAGAGATTATTGAGATTTTACGACAACGTTCTCGACCATATTTATTTTCAAATTCATTAGCGCCAGCAATTGTTGGAGCTTCTTTAAAAGTTTTCGATTTAATTTCTAATGATACCACTTTAAGAGATAAGCTAGAATGGAACACGAATTACTTTAGAACAGAAATGGAAAAAGCAGGTTTCGATTTGGTTGGAGCAGATGCAGCAATTGTACCAGTAATGTTGTATGATGCACAATTATCTCAAACAATGGCAAATAAGTTATTAGAAGAAGGTATTTATGTAATTGGATTTTTCTTTCCAGTAGTTCCAAAAGAAAAAGCAAGAATACGAGTACAGTTATCTGCAGCACATACACAAGAACATTTAGATAAAGCGATTTCGGCTTTTAAAAAAGTTGGTAAAGAGCTTAGTGTTATTTAG
- a CDS encoding UvrD-helicase domain-containing protein translates to MHQPSTFQVYNASAGSGKTFTLVKEYLKILLNSEDIFRFQKILAITFTNKAAGEMKERVLENLEEFSEGKENDLFKIIIEEISVDKETIQERSKKILDAILQNYSAFSITTIDSFTHKIIKNFAYDLGLPLNFEVEMDAVSLLNEAVDLLISKIGTDEKLTKLLIDYSLDKTDDDKSWDISRDLNDFARILLNEDDNKHFRKLANKKLDDFTNLKSKLFTHQKELKESLKEVGQNCMNLINSAGLETKDFMRGTLPKFFIDLSEKSVNIDYIKRSETIEKAIGNNQYYTKTAKPEISNSIDAIVPQIIGFFRESQEIYQQFLMNKLALKSIIPLAVLNNINAELDSIKEENNIRLNAEFNQLISDNIKDQPAPFIYERIGQRFMHYFIDEMQDTSVLQWQNLIPLIDNALAQENSNLMLVGDGKQAIYRWRGGKAEQFINLGSETENGINPFQIKKEIKELETNFRSFSEVIDFNNSFFQHSSKFLQNEAYEKLFFEGNQQKENPKKGGFVSLSFLEKEEDKEDDKLKYPKKVFDKIKELENDFSLDEICILTRTKKDGVAVANYLSEKGINIISSETLLLQNDVKVNFIVNVLQVLQHPNDEESRFEMLYFLYEHLQLDEPKHQFLKTFAKSANATIFQTLKKYGVSFEISTFHQLPFYEKIEEIVRGFRLVKSSDAYVQFFLDVGLEQQRKGTNVQDFLDFWELKKDKLSIVAPESANAVQVMTIHKSKGLEFPVVIFPCNVDIYHQINPKVWLDELPESYTNFQELLVPYNRDLSYVNAKGLEIFNSQREALELDNFNLLYVALTRAVEQLHIITDKKLVGKNKEEDLKFYSGFFINYLKEKSLWNDELLEYSFGDKNRVSKKKENSSVAEIHQKFTATPWKEHNIVLLASASKLWGTLQGEAIDYGNLLHEIFSKIKTNHQIEEVVSSYEQHGVLDENETKLIKEKVVNVINHPKLSFYYSDEVTVFNEREIVTADNQIIIPDRLVFNSNNEVTIIDYKTGVSSEKYHQQLKNYESVLKSMYFKVDKKLLIYINDEIDVVEV, encoded by the coding sequence GTGCATCAACCATCAACTTTTCAAGTTTACAACGCTTCAGCAGGAAGTGGAAAAACCTTTACACTCGTAAAAGAATACTTAAAAATCTTACTAAATTCTGAAGATATTTTTCGTTTTCAGAAAATATTAGCAATCACATTTACCAACAAAGCAGCTGGTGAAATGAAGGAAAGAGTTTTAGAGAATTTAGAAGAATTTTCTGAAGGAAAAGAGAACGATTTATTCAAAATAATTATTGAAGAAATTTCGGTCGATAAAGAAACGATTCAAGAACGAAGTAAGAAAATTTTAGATGCAATTCTGCAAAATTATTCGGCTTTTTCAATAACTACGATTGATAGTTTTACGCATAAAATAATTAAGAATTTTGCGTATGATTTAGGTTTACCACTTAATTTTGAAGTAGAAATGGATGCTGTTTCTTTATTAAATGAAGCTGTAGATTTATTAATTTCAAAAATTGGAACAGACGAAAAACTCACAAAATTACTCATAGATTATTCACTCGATAAGACAGATGATGATAAATCTTGGGATATTTCTAGAGACCTAAACGATTTTGCGAGAATTCTTTTAAATGAAGATGATAACAAACACTTTAGAAAGTTAGCCAATAAAAAATTAGATGATTTCACGAATTTAAAATCGAAGCTTTTTACACATCAAAAAGAATTAAAAGAATCTTTAAAAGAAGTAGGACAAAACTGTATGAACTTAATTAATTCTGCAGGTTTAGAAACTAAAGATTTTATGCGAGGAACTTTACCTAAATTTTTTATAGATTTAAGTGAAAAATCAGTAAATATTGATTATATAAAAAGAAGTGAAACCATTGAAAAAGCGATTGGAAATAATCAATATTACACAAAAACTGCAAAACCAGAAATTTCTAATTCTATAGATGCAATTGTACCACAAATTATAGGTTTCTTTCGTGAATCTCAAGAAATTTACCAGCAATTTTTAATGAATAAATTGGCGTTAAAAAGTATTATTCCGTTAGCTGTTTTAAATAATATAAATGCAGAATTAGATTCCATAAAAGAAGAAAATAATATTCGTTTAAATGCAGAATTTAATCAATTAATTTCCGACAATATAAAAGACCAACCTGCACCATTTATTTACGAGCGAATTGGGCAACGTTTTATGCATTATTTTATTGATGAAATGCAAGATACGTCTGTTTTGCAATGGCAGAATTTAATTCCGTTAATAGACAATGCTTTGGCGCAAGAAAACAGCAATTTAATGTTGGTTGGCGATGGAAAACAAGCCATTTATAGATGGCGTGGAGGAAAAGCGGAGCAGTTTATCAACTTGGGCTCAGAAACTGAAAATGGAATAAATCCGTTTCAAATTAAAAAAGAGATAAAAGAATTAGAAACCAATTTTAGGAGTTTTTCTGAAGTTATCGATTTTAATAATTCGTTTTTTCAACATTCGTCAAAATTTCTTCAAAATGAAGCTTATGAAAAGTTGTTTTTTGAAGGAAATCAACAAAAAGAAAATCCTAAAAAAGGCGGATTTGTATCACTCTCATTTTTAGAAAAAGAAGAAGACAAGGAAGATGACAAATTAAAATATCCGAAGAAAGTTTTTGATAAAATAAAAGAGCTCGAAAATGATTTTTCTTTAGATGAAATCTGCATTTTAACACGAACAAAAAAAGACGGAGTTGCAGTTGCGAATTACTTATCAGAAAAAGGAATAAACATTATTTCTTCAGAAACATTATTACTTCAAAATGATGTAAAAGTCAATTTTATTGTAAATGTTTTGCAGGTTTTACAACACCCAAATGATGAGGAATCACGTTTCGAAATGTTGTATTTTTTATACGAACATTTACAATTAGATGAACCAAAACATCAATTCTTAAAAACGTTTGCGAAATCTGCAAATGCAACCATTTTTCAAACTTTAAAAAAATATGGAGTTTCGTTTGAGATTTCAACCTTTCATCAGCTTCCTTTTTACGAAAAAATTGAAGAAATTGTAAGAGGATTTCGTTTGGTAAAGTCATCTGATGCATATGTGCAATTTTTCTTGGATGTTGGTTTAGAACAGCAAAGAAAAGGTACAAATGTGCAAGATTTCTTAGATTTTTGGGAACTAAAAAAAGATAAATTAAGTATTGTTGCTCCAGAAAGTGCAAATGCTGTTCAGGTAATGACGATTCATAAATCGAAAGGTTTGGAATTTCCAGTCGTTATTTTTCCTTGTAATGTAGATATTTATCATCAAATAAACCCGAAAGTTTGGTTAGACGAACTGCCAGAAAGTTATACGAATTTTCAAGAATTATTGGTGCCTTATAACCGAGATTTAAGTTATGTAAATGCAAAAGGATTAGAGATTTTTAATTCACAAAGAGAAGCGTTAGAGTTAGATAATTTCAACTTATTATATGTTGCGTTAACAAGAGCTGTAGAGCAATTGCATATAATTACGGATAAAAAATTGGTGGGTAAAAATAAAGAAGAGGATTTAAAATTTTATTCAGGATTCTTCATTAATTATTTAAAAGAGAAATCACTCTGGAATGATGAGTTGTTAGAATATTCATTTGGAGATAAAAATAGAGTTAGTAAGAAGAAAGAAAATAGTTCAGTTGCAGAAATTCATCAAAAATTTACAGCAACACCTTGGAAAGAACATAATATTGTTTTGTTGGCGAGTGCATCAAAATTATGGGGCACTCTTCAAGGAGAAGCCATCGATTATGGAAATTTATTGCACGAAATATTTTCGAAAATAAAAACAAATCATCAAATTGAAGAAGTTGTTTCTTCATATGAACAACATGGAGTTTTAGATGAAAATGAAACAAAACTTATAAAGGAAAAAGTTGTGAATGTTATAAATCATCCAAAATTAAGTTTTTATTATTCAGATGAAGTTACTGTTTTCAATGAGCGAGAGATTGTAACTGCGGATAATCAAATTATAATTCCAGATCGTTTGGTTTTCAATTCGAATAATGAAGTGACAATTATAGATTATAAAACAGGTGTTTCATCAGAAAAATACCATCAACAATTAAAAAACTACGAAAGTGTTTTAAAATCGATGTATTTTAAAGTAGATAAAAAACTACTCATATATATTAACGACGAAATTGACGTTGTTGAAGTATAA
- a CDS encoding metal-dependent transcriptional regulator: MFTLSEENYLKAIYHLQLETDKGISTNAIAEKLQTKASSVTDMIKKLSDKKVVVYKKYKGVTLTKLGKKTGANVVRKHRLWEVFLVEKLNFSWDEVHEVAEQLEHIKSSKLINQLDSFLGFPTHDPHGDPIPDEEGNLKTIEKSLLSTLSKNESGVCVGVDDSSSEFLQFLDKKGITLGKQITILEKEEFDNSLSILVEGKKLSISNKIANNLYIKKS, translated from the coding sequence ATGTTTACGCTTTCGGAAGAAAATTATTTAAAAGCAATTTATCATTTACAGTTAGAGACTGATAAAGGAATTAGTACAAATGCAATTGCAGAAAAATTACAAACAAAAGCTTCTTCTGTAACAGATATGATTAAAAAATTATCTGACAAAAAAGTAGTGGTTTATAAGAAATATAAAGGAGTAACTTTAACCAAATTAGGAAAGAAAACTGGCGCTAATGTTGTTAGAAAGCATAGATTGTGGGAGGTTTTTTTGGTGGAAAAATTAAATTTTTCTTGGGACGAAGTGCATGAAGTTGCAGAACAATTAGAGCACATAAAATCATCGAAATTAATAAATCAATTAGATTCTTTTTTGGGTTTTCCAACACACGATCCTCATGGAGATCCAATTCCAGATGAAGAAGGGAATTTAAAAACAATAGAGAAGAGTTTATTATCAACTTTATCTAAAAACGAAAGTGGAGTTTGTGTGGGTGTAGATGATTCTTCATCAGAATTTTTACAGTTTTTAGATAAAAAAGGCATCACTTTAGGAAAACAAATAACCATTTTAGAAAAAGAAGAGTTTGATAATTCTTTATCCATTTTAGTTGAAGGGAAAAAATTATCAATATCAAACAAAATAGCAAACAATTTATATATCAAAAAATCATGA
- a CDS encoding TonB-dependent receptor has translation MKISYLFFFGIISTYAQNNSVSGKVISNEEVLPFVNIYLKNTKLGTATNEKGYFELKKIPNGTYTIVASSVGFKSKSARIILSGNEKITKNFNLNENSSLEEIVISGTLKPVTKSNSPVPVEVYSKTFFKKNPTTSIFESMQNVNGVRPQLNCNVCNTGDIHINGLEGPYTFVLIDGMPIVSGLSTVYGLTGIPQALIERVEVVKGPASTLYGSEAVGGIINIITKKPSNAPILSTDILTSSWGEVNTDIGLRYKISEKTQGLLGINYFNYQNRIDNNKDGFTDLTLQNRISIFNKVNIERKSNKIFTIAGRFVYEDRWGGEMDWERKFRGTDIKYGESIYTNRWETFGTYELPTSENINFQFSANGHYQNSFYGTDAYDAEQVIGFGQFVYNKQIAEKHDLLLGLAYRYTFYDDNTFATFENDGITNKPSITHLPGVFIQDEIALNTQNKLLLGARWDYNSLHGSIFSPRINYKWNSKDKSDIFRASVGNGFRVANVFTEDHAALTGAREVEFDGELDPETSWNANINYVKKINTENAFITLDGSAFYTYFNNRILPDYETDPNKIIYANLEGFSVSKGISLNTDITFTNGLSLNAGATLMDVSITENGIKTRQLLTESFSGVWSISYKFNYNFSIDYTGNVYGPMRLPLISKTDPRDANSPWFSIQNIQLTKKFTNSWELYGGVKNLLNFTPASNSIARSFDPFDKDVVFDANGQATATPNNPNALTFDPSYVYASNQGIRLFLGFRYTIF, from the coding sequence ATTAAAATTAGTTATCTTTTTTTCTTCGGAATTATCTCTACTTACGCTCAAAACAATAGTGTTTCTGGTAAAGTAATTTCAAACGAAGAAGTTTTACCTTTTGTAAACATCTATTTAAAGAATACAAAATTAGGAACTGCAACTAACGAAAAAGGTTATTTTGAGTTGAAAAAAATTCCCAATGGAACCTATACAATTGTGGCAAGTTCTGTTGGTTTTAAATCGAAATCAGCAAGAATTATACTTTCTGGAAATGAAAAAATCACCAAAAACTTCAACTTAAACGAAAATAGTTCTTTGGAAGAAATTGTAATTTCCGGAACTTTAAAACCTGTTACAAAATCGAACAGTCCTGTTCCTGTTGAAGTTTACAGCAAAACATTTTTCAAGAAAAATCCTACAACTTCCATTTTTGAATCGATGCAAAATGTAAACGGAGTTCGACCACAATTAAATTGCAATGTTTGTAACACTGGCGATATTCATATTAATGGTTTAGAAGGCCCATATACGTTTGTTTTAATTGATGGAATGCCAATTGTAAGTGGGCTTTCCACAGTTTATGGTTTAACAGGAATTCCACAAGCATTAATAGAAAGAGTGGAAGTTGTAAAAGGGCCAGCATCTACTTTATATGGTTCTGAAGCTGTTGGAGGGATTATAAATATCATCACAAAAAAACCTTCAAACGCGCCAATTTTATCAACGGATATTTTAACGAGTTCTTGGGGAGAAGTGAATACTGATATTGGTTTACGATATAAAATCTCAGAAAAAACACAAGGTCTTTTAGGAATTAATTATTTTAATTATCAGAATAGAATTGATAATAATAAAGACGGATTTACAGATTTAACGCTTCAAAATAGAATTTCAATTTTTAACAAAGTAAATATTGAAAGAAAAAGCAACAAAATTTTCACTATTGCTGGACGTTTTGTTTATGAAGACAGATGGGGAGGAGAAATGGATTGGGAACGTAAATTTAGAGGAACTGATATAAAATATGGCGAAAGTATTTACACAAATAGATGGGAAACTTTTGGAACTTACGAATTACCAACTTCAGAAAATATTAATTTTCAATTTAGTGCAAATGGGCATTATCAAAATTCTTTTTATGGAACAGATGCTTACGATGCTGAACAAGTTATTGGTTTCGGACAATTTGTGTACAACAAACAAATTGCAGAAAAACATGATTTATTGTTAGGTTTGGCTTACAGATATACTTTTTATGATGATAACACTTTTGCCACTTTCGAAAATGATGGAATTACAAACAAGCCTTCTATAACACATTTACCAGGCGTTTTTATACAAGATGAAATTGCTCTGAATACTCAAAATAAATTATTATTAGGCGCAAGATGGGATTATAATAGTTTGCATGGAAGTATTTTTTCGCCAAGAATAAATTACAAATGGAACTCAAAAGACAAGTCAGATATTTTTAGAGCAAGTGTTGGTAATGGTTTTAGAGTTGCTAATGTTTTTACGGAAGATCATGCAGCTTTAACTGGTGCAAGAGAAGTGGAATTTGATGGTGAATTAGACCCAGAAACTTCTTGGAACGCAAACATAAATTATGTAAAAAAAATAAACACAGAAAACGCTTTTATTACTTTAGATGGAAGTGCTTTTTATACCTATTTCAACAATCGTATTTTACCTGATTACGAAACAGATCCTAACAAAATTATATATGCAAATTTAGAGGGATTTTCTGTTTCTAAAGGTATTTCTTTAAACACAGATATTACATTTACAAACGGTTTATCACTAAATGCAGGCGCCACTTTAATGGACGTTTCCATAACAGAAAATGGTATAAAAACAAGACAATTATTAACAGAAAGTTTTAGTGGAGTTTGGTCTATTTCCTATAAATTTAATTATAATTTTTCTATTGATTATACTGGAAATGTTTATGGTCCAATGAGACTTCCTTTAATAAGCAAAACAGATCCAAGAGATGCAAATTCGCCTTGGTTTAGTATTCAGAATATTCAATTGACAAAAAAATTCACGAACAGTTGGGAGTTGTATGGAGGCGTAAAAAATCTATTGAATTTTACACCAGCTTCAAATAGTATTGCTCGTTCTTTTGATCCTTTTGACAAAGACGTTGTTTTTGATGCAAATGGACAAGCAACTGCAACACCAAACAATCCAAACGCATTGACTTTTGATCCAAGTTATGTTTATGCTTCCAACCAAGGAATTAGACTGTTTTTAGGATTTCGTTACACCATATTTTAA